GTCCGAGGTTACCGTCGCATGGGCAAAGCCGCGCCACTGCTTCACGAACTGGTCGGCGGCGTCGGCGGTCAGGTAGATGCGGTTTTCCGGCACCGTAGCGAGCGCGGGATAATGGGGCTTTGTCGTGTGCCAGTAGAGCTGCATGTTCACGCCGCCCGCCCACTGCACCACCACGTCGCGACCGATGGGATCAGGAAAGCTGGTGATGAGGCGCGTCGCACCATGCCGCATCGCGGAGGCGACTGCGGCATCGAGGTCGGTCACGAGATAGCCGGTGCGCTCGGCGCCGAACGGAACCGGGATCGGCGTGACGAAACCGAAGGTGGAAACCGTACCGGCGGGGGTCAGTACGAGCTGCGACTTCGTCTTGCTGTCCGTCGGCGTGACCTGAAAGACACCCTGCTTGCTCGTCGTGCCGCCGAAGGTGGCGGTGAAGCTCGCGACGAAGCGATCGAAA
This window of the Sphingobium sp. CR2-8 genome carries:
- a CDS encoding glyoxalase, which codes for MNRIALLMATTLVAISPIAAPAQSSAPQQKSTTDFSVGPQYDTTHVYVAPEDFDRFVASFTATFGGTTSKQGVFQVTPTDSKTKSQLVLTPAGTVSTFGFVTPIPVPFGAERTGYLVTDLDAAVASAMRHGATRLITSFPDPIGRDVVVQWAGGVNMQLYWHTTKPHYPALATVPENRIYLTADAADQFVKQWRGFAHATVTSDDKAAPGVEIGQPGKSYRRIRMTSGYGKMSVIVSDGQLPWPYGRDMTGYEVSDLSATLAKATAAGVETLVPVHAEGDRKAAIVRFPGGYIAEIHAPVKP